A region of the Deltaproteobacteria bacterium genome:
TTTGCAGAAGCCGCCGGAATGGACATGATCCTGGTGGGTGATTCCCTGGGGATGTGCGTGTATGGCTATGAAGGGACGGTTCCCGTCACCATGGACCAATGCATCGTGCATTGCGAGGCGGTGAGGAGGGGCGCTCCCAACACCTTCGTGGTAGGTGATATGCCTCTGGGCAGTTACCAGGTCTCGGATGAAGAGGCCGCCAGGAACGCCATACGATTCCTCAAGGAGGCCGGGGTGGACGCCATCAAGCTGGAGGGCGGAAAGCGGGTGCTCTCCAGAATCCGGGCGATCTTGGACGCCGGGATCGTCGTTATCGGGCATATCGGCCTCACACCACAGAGTTCGGGGCAGATGGGGGGACACAAGGCCCAGGGAAGAACCGCGGAATCGGCGAGGCTCGTCATCGAGGACGCTCTGGCCATAGAGGAAGCGGGAGCCCAGATGCTCCTCATAGAGGCGGTACCGCCTGAGGTGTCGGGATTTATCACCCGAAGGCTCAAGATCCCGGTCCTGTCCATCGGCGCGGGCGCCGAATGCGACGGCCAGCTCCTGATCGTGTCCGACCTGATCGGGCAATTCACCGCCTTTACACCCAAATTCGTCAGACGATACGCCAACGTGGCGGAAGTCGTCACGAACGCCCTGAAGGAATACGCCCGTGATGTGAGATCCGGGGCGTTCCCGACGGATGATCATTGTTATCACATGATCAAAGGGGAGAAAGAGAAGTTCTACGAACTTATCCGGGAGTACGAATAGTTGGATTGGAGGGAGGCCCCATGTCAGGTTTGAGAGATAGGCTGAGGATTTCAGCCGATCGATTGGAAGAAATCAATGAGTTTTTACTGGATCCGGACAACCCATTGATAAATGAATTCCTGAAGATAGTGGAAAAATACGGCGGTCCGGAAGAGATCAACCGCAAGGCGAAGGAAGCACGCAACCTGGACAACCTGAAGGGGAGACTGAGAGAGATAAGTTCCCCCTACCTGAAGGACCTCGAGTGGCTGGAAGAACAGCGGGAGAAGAAGTCTTTCGTCTCCATGGAGGACTATCGAAGGCGGATCCTGGGGGATAGGGCGGACGGGTGGAGAGTTCAAGGAGATACGGCCGTCACCCTTGAAATATCGGCCCTCCAGTTTTTCCCTTGGCTCATTTCCGAGGCCAGGTGCGCCATTGAAAAACGACAACTCATGCCCGGCAGATATATCCGTGTGCGAAACATGAAGGAGCAAGAGAGGGACCAGGGGGATATACTGGCGGTGGCGGCGGCCATGCAGATCGTGGGGGCCACCTATGTGGAGACCCTGGATACCAGGGGAACCGACGGATCCAACGTTCATCTGGGTGGACCGGAGACGATAACCGGGTATTTCGGCGGTGTGGGAGAGCCCAACGACTACCCCCTGAAATGGGTGGAGGAGTACCTCTATTATTATACGGAGTACGGCATTCGCCAGGTCCTCAATGTGAATGCGGGGACGATACTCCTGGCCTTCCTGCTCCACAAGCTGGGGATCGACAACGAGTTCAAGATATCGGTCTATACAGGACACGACAATCCTTTCGCCGTTCTTTGGACCCTGGCGGGCGCCAGGCTGTTTTCCCGTCAGGATGGGACCACCAGCCTCATCGGGTTGAATTTCTCCAACTCCGTTAACAACGACACGATCCTGGCAAGCCACCGTATCCGCAAAGCCATGGGTTTTGAAGAGACGGTACGTTTTGAACACCACATCACCGAGACCTGGAAATCCATTGTGGTTCAACCTTACAACCGGCGTGACGAACTGGTGGAGATCGCCAAGAAGGTGCCCAATATATCGGCCAAGCACGAGGGGGGCGATGAGCACGTGGAAAAGACACGCGAACACCCGACGGATATCCTGGAGTATTTCCTGGCAAAGGAGGAGATCCTTGAAAAGGGTCTGATGGAAGCCCTGGAACGGAACTACCTGGACAAGCACGAGGCCGTTAACGCCACCGCCGATGCCCTCACCAGGGCCGGTATCGACGTTGTCTGCGCCTGGAATCTTCATCGCTGAGAAGGTGAAAGGCAAAAATCCCCTGATGGCCTGCGGCCGTAAAAGGGCTGCTCCCGGAGACCCCGAGAGGGCACTCAGGCCGCGTACCCGCGGGATATGGCCGGTTTCCCCTGACTTTTCTTCCATGGAGGTCTTCATGCCCCGTCCCATAGAGCTGTTATACTCCAGGACCACCGCGTCCATGAAACACTCCTTTATTCGGGAGATCCTGAAGGTGACCAAGGGTGTCCCCGGTATGATTTCCTTCGCCGGGGGCCTTCCGAGTCCGGATGCCTTTCCGAAAAAGCTTCTTGCCGATCTCTTCTTCAAAGTCCTTCGCGAGGAAGGCGATGAAGTCCTTCAGTACGGCGCCAGCGACGGTGACATGGTCTTCAAGGAAATCATCAAGGATTTCGAGGAGGTCCCCTATCTTTCAAACAGCGAGATCATGATCACCGTGGGGTCCACGAACGGCATTTACTACTTTACGAGGACCCTTGTGGACCCGGGGGATTACGTCATCTGCGAGGCACCCGGGTTCCCCGGCTCCCTTGCGGCCATGGAGGCATGCGGAGCGCGAATGATCGGTGTCGAGATGGATGAGTTCGGCATGATCCCTGAACAACTGGAAATGACCCTCAAGGGGCTCTTTGATGGGGGTAGATCCGTCAAGTTCATCTATGTGATCCCCGAATTTCAGAATCCGACGGGTAAAACCATGGATCTCCAACGCCGCCGAAGGATCATCGAGATTGCAATGGAATTCGACCTGCCTATTCTCGAGGATCAGCCCTATAGGGAGCTCCGTTACAGCGGCGAGAGAATCATCACTCTCTGGGAACTGGCCAGGACGGAGTTCGATGACCCCAAACGGGTCACCATTGCCAAATCCTTCTCCAAGATCCTGGGCCCCGGGTTGAGGCTGGGATTTGCGGCGGGCCCACCAGAGATACTCGGCCCCATGGTCAAGTGGGCCCAGAAAAGTACCGTAAGTCCCGATTGCGTAACTCAACGGGTAACCGCGCGATTTATTGAAAGGGGCCTGATGCGGGAGCACATCAGGAAAATAATCGACCTCTACCGTCCCCGCAGAGACGCCATGCTGGAAGCCCTTGATGCCCACATGCCGCCGGATGCACGATGGACCGTTCCGGAGGGAGGGATGTTTATATGGGTGAGCCTTGATCAAGGATTGAATACCGACAGGCTCTTCGACAGGGCGCTCGAGCACCAGGTGGCCTTCATTCCCGGGAGCAAGTTCTACCCGGAGGGAATCGTGAAGTCCAATGAGCTGCGACTGAATTTTTCCTATACTGACGTGGACTTGATTCACGAGGGAATCAAGCGGTTGGGGAATCTGCTCTGTTGAACCTTCCGCCCTGGGTTGTAACATCCCGCTGGCTTTCAGAACGCCTCCCATTTTGTTATAATCACTCCCGTGTCAGAGAATTTTTCAACGAATCCTGGCAGAGGCAAGGAACGGATAAGGGCGTTTCCTCTGGGGATTGACGTGCGGCGGGATTTTTTCTTGAAAGGCGGGAGAGAATCGGGGAGGGAAACCGGGGGGTATGTCCCGGACGGGACGGTCCAACCGGGCGAGAGGAAGCCTCCTTCGCCCACAAAGGCATCGCGGGCCAAGTGGGTCCTTTTCATTTCGGCGATCTTCTACCTTCTCCTTGCCAGTTATTACGGATCCATCCTGGCCTTCATGGGGCGGTACCTGATCGTATCCCATCCCCTCCGTAAGGCCGATCTGGTTGTATGCCTTTCCGGTCGAAACATCGAGAGGGGGCTGGCGTCGGCCGATGTTTACAAGGCCGGATATGCGGCCAAGGTATTCATGGCGCGCGAGATGCCTCCCGACGGGTATTCCATTCTGAGGGAGCGGGGAATTACCTACCCGGAAACAGTGGACCTTTTGAAAAGGATGCTCGTGGCCCTGGGCATCCCGGACTCCGCCCTGATAGTCTCTGAGAACCCCGTCAAGGGGACCTTTGAGGAGGCCATGGTCGTAAGGAGGTACGTGAGGCGGCACGGATTGCATTCCTTGATTCTCGTCACCTCTCCTACCCATGCCCGGCGGGCCTGGCTGACCTTCAGGAGGGTATTCAAGGAGGATTCCGTCTGGATCGGGGTCCATCCTACTCCCTATTCCCGTTTCAATCCTCAGGACTGGTGGACCCAGAGAAGATACCTGAAGGAAGTGACCCTGGAGTATCAGAAATTGCTCTACTACTTGTTGATGAATCGGTTGTGAGGGAAGGAAGAGAGATATTCAGCTCCGGGAGCCGATCCGCTCACTTTGTTGACATGACGTAAACGCCGTCCCAATCCGTTCCAGGCGGGTGGGCCTTGAGTCTCAGGCAGCGTTTCACGTAGATTCGGGCTGCGCGCAGTTCTCCGTCCATCTCCACGATCCTTTGAAAGATACGCCGCGCTTCGTCCCAGCGCTGCTGCCGGTAGAAATCCAGCCCTTTGTGAAAGAGGGCCACTACTTCCTTTTTGCTTTCGTCCATGTCCATCGGCCCCAGCAATTGGTAGATCCGAACCGGCTTCTGCTTCCCCTTGACCCGAACACTGTCCAATTCCATGCAGGTGAAATCGTCCCTCACCCTCTCGTAGGTGAACTCGCTGATCAATATGCGGGTCCCGTACCGCTTGTTGGCTCCTTCGAGGCGCGATCCGAGATTGACTGCATCTCCCATGACTGTATAGTCGAAGCGCTGTTCGGATCCCATGTTGCCGACCATCATCATCCCCGAGTTGATACCGATCCCGATCTCAAGCGGCCTTTTCCCCTCCTCGACCCATTTCTCGTTGAGTCCTTTAAGGGCCTGCACCATGTCCAAGGCGGTGGTGCAGGCCCTGTGGGCATGATCGGCTTGATCCAGGGGGGCGCCGAACACGGCCATGATGGCATCTCCTATGTATTTGTCCAAGGTCCCCTCATATTTGAAAACGATATCGGTCATCACGGTGAGATATTCATTCAGGAGGCGCACCAACTCTTCCGGAGACAGGCCCTCGGAGATCGTCGTGAATCCCCTGATATCTGAAAAAAGAACGGAGAGATTTTTCTTCTCTCCCCCCAGCTTAAGTTTTCCGGGGGTTTTCAACATTTCATTCGCAACGGCCCCGGAGACATAGTAACTGAAGGCGTTTTTGACCTTCTTCCTCTCCCGTTCCTCCGTGAAGTAGTAAAACAGAGTAAGGGACGTGTAAACCAGAAGCACAGTGAGGAGCGGATAGACCAGATTGACCCAGTACCCGTGGTGGATGAAAAGCCACCTGCCGATGAGGATATGGACAAGGAAGAGCCCCATGGCGTAAAGGAATCCCCTTATCGCGCTGAGCCGCGGGAGGCCCAATCCGGTCAAGAGCCCCAGGATGACGATGGCCAGCAGATCGTGGGTGACGGCCCATCGGGGCTTTCGCAGGAAATCCTTTTTGAGAATGTTGTCCATGACCGTAGCATGGATCTCAAGACCGGTGAACCCTGGTCCGAAAGGGGTGTTTCTCGTATCAAAGGTCCCCTTGGCCGTGGATCCCACCAGCACGATCTTGTTGGTGAAGGTCCCCTTGGAAAACTTTTTTTGAAGGATATCCGCCGCGGAATAATGGGGAAAGGTCTTGGGAGGCCCCAGATAATTTATGAGAAACTGGCCGCTCTCCTCGGTGGGGATGAAAGTCCTTCCCATTTGAATGCCGTCGATGCCGTAGTCGTTGATTCGGACCATGAGCTGGGGCTTGTCCAGGTACTGCCAAAGGGCCTGGAGGGAAAGGGGCATGTATAGGCCCTCCCCGCACTTTACGACCAGGGGGAACCATCGGATCACCCCGTCCGGATCCGGAATGACACTGATGCAGCCGGTGCCGTCCGCGGCCCGGCTCAGGATCGGAAGGGGGCTTTCTGGGGCATAGGCATTCAGGAAGATCTCTTCCGGCAGGGCTCCCAGGCCGGTTTTTTTTATCAGGGGATATTTGGACGAGGCGATGGCCCTGAGACTTTCCTCAAGACCTTTTCCCGGCAGTGGATGATCGGGGTCGTCTTGTTCCATGTGAAAAAAGTAGCCCAGGATCACCTTGGAGGCGGATCCTTCGAGGCTTCTGGCCAGAAAGAGATCGTTGTCAGCTTTGATGCCGTTCCTGCGAATATAGGCATCGAGGCGGGGATCCCGAATTCCGAGGGAGCGGATTTCCCGGTTCAGGTCCTTGATGAGAGAGAGAACCTGAGAATCTTCCGGTTCGGAGAGGACCAGGTCCAGGGCGATGACCTTGGCTCCATCCCTGGAGATGAGGTCGACGAGTTCTGCGATCCGGTTCCTGGGCCAGGGCCACCGCCCTACCAGATCCAGGCTCTTCTCATCAATGGCCGCCAAGACGATTTCTTCCGAGGGTTTCTTGACACCTTTAGAAAGAAACCGTAAATCATAGGCCTTCCATTCCAGGAGATCCAGGAGGGAAACGCCCGCGAGGAAGATCACCAGGACCAGGAGAATGAGGCCCGTCGTGATGGAGATCGGATTCAAAGAGAAAAGGGTTTTAAAAATTTTCTTCATGGCTGACGGGAACGCTGGATACTCGGGTCTATTATGGATCCCATTTTTTACTATCGGGTTGGAAACAGGGAAGCATTAGAGATTAGGGGCCATCTCCGGAAATATCGATTTGAAGGGTTTGAGGCACGTGATAAAACGGATGCGAGTGATATCGAGAAAGGGATGAGGGCTTCTGGTTTTAGGTTGACAGGGGCCAGGCTGGTTGTTAGTTTGGTTTTATTAAGAAAAATGATTGGTTACGGAGGCCCTGCAGGATAGGGGGGCCTTTTTGACTCCCTGGGCAGTGTTATCTCTGATCTTACGAGGAGCTCGCCCGGGGGGTGCCCTCTTATGCCGCTTCATCCGACAATCCGAAGCGCGCATGTGTGGATCCCTCATCCGGGCTTTACTCCCCGCCGCTGAGAAGGGAATGGGGGCCTTGATCGGGAATGAAATTCGTTCTGACCATAGCCGGTTCCGATTCCTGCGGGGGAGCCGGAATGCAGGCCGACATCAAGACCATTACCAGCCTGGGTGCCCATGCCCTGAGCGTCCTGACGGCCCTCACCGCACAGAACTCTATGGGTATTGCAGAGTGCTTGGAAGTTCCGGCACAATTTGTTCGAAGGCAGTTTGAGTCAATCCTGGAGGACGTCACGCCGGATGCCGTAAAGATCGGAATGTTGGGGACCGGGGAAAACGTAAGGGAGATCGCCGGATTGATCGGGGAGGGCGGAATCGGCCCCATTGTGCTGGATCCTGTTCTGAAGGCCTCGACTGGTTCCCATCTATTGGATCCGGAAGCCGTTTCCGAACTGAAGGAGGTGCTCTTTCCCCTGGTATCGGTCGTGACCCCCAACCTGGAAGAGGCTGAGGCGTTGACAGGCCTGAGGATCGGCGCCCTGGAGGAAATGGAAGAGGCCGCAAGACTCATCAAGCGTCGGGGGCCGGACGTGGTGATCAAAGGGGGGCACCTGGAAGGGGATCCCGTGGATCTTGTATTGGCCGGGCGAGAAATCCACGTTTTAAGAGGCGAAAGATTGAAGTCGAAGCACACCCACGGTACGGGGTGCGTCTTTTCTTCCTCATTGACGGTTTTCCTTGCTGAGGGAGAAAAGCTTCCCCAGGCGGCACGCCGCGCCAAGGCCTTCACGAGGAAGGCTATCGAGGGAGGGTATTCCTGCGGGAGGGGCAGCGGGCCCGTAAATCCGGGAATCGTTGAATGAGATACCCTGCAGGCTCCAAAAAAGGCACCCTGCTTGGACACCTGAGCAAGGGGTGGGGCATGTGTGGTGGTGAACCTGCACCGGGGTGGGGTTTGAGAAGGATGACAGTAAGCGTTTCAGAAGTGGCAGAGTTAGGAATTCCGCCGAAGGGCGGCTTTTTTGGCGGAGCCCGGCAAGGGCCGCCGATACTTGATTTGGAAGGAACAAGGAACCATGACACAGATGTCAAAGGCTAGGGCCGGCATCATCACACCTGAGATGGAGGCGGTAGCCGCCCGGGAACAGGTGGATGTGCAGTGGCTCAGGGACAAAATTGCTGAAGGTAAAGTCGTCATTCCCGCCAATGTCAATCATTCGGGCTTGGAGCCCTGCGGTATAGGGGAAGGATTGACGATCAAGGTGAACGCGAATATCGGCACTTCATCCGATAGGGCCGATCTCCAGGAGGAACTGGAGAAGTTGGAGGCCGCCGAAGAGGCCGGAGCGGACTCAGTGATGGACCTTTCGACAGGTGGGGATATCGGCTTTTTCAGAAAAAATATCCTTGCCCGTACCTCGAAACCCCTTGGAACGGTGCCGATCTACCAGGCCGTGGTGGACACGGTGAACGAGCGGGGAGGGCTCATCCATCTCACCGTGGACAAGATCTTCGAGGTCATAGAGGAGCAGGCCGCCGACGGGGTGGACTTCATGACGGTGCATTGCGGGGTGACCCGGGCCGCCTTGGAAATGCTAAGGGACCAAGGGAGGATCACGGGAATCGTAAGTCGCGGCGGCGCGTTTCTGACAACCTGGATGCTCCACCACGACAAGGAAAACCCCCTGTATGAGAATTTCGACAGGTTACTGGAAATCGCGGTGAAGTATGATGTCACCTTGAGCCTCGGGGACGGTCTGAGGCCGGGGTGTTTGGCAGATGCAACGGACAGGGCCCAAATCCATGAACTGATGACCCTCGGACAACTGACCCGTTGGGCTTGGGAAAAGGACGTCCAGGTCATGATCGAAGGTCCGGGACATGTCCCCTTGAATCAGATCCGGGCCAACATCCTTTTGCAGAAACAGCTTTGCCACGGGGCGCCTTTTTACGTGCTCGGGCCCTTGGTCACCGATATCGCGGCCGGTTACGATCACGTGGCCTGCGCCATCGGGGGGGCTGTCGCTGGAGAGGCCGGAGCGGACTTCCTCTGTTACGTCACCCCGACGGAGCATCTCTGCCTGCCAAGACCCGAGGACGTGAGGGAGGGGGTAATCGTTACTCGGATCGCTGCCCATGCCGCCGATATCGCGCGCGGAAATGCGATGGCCCTTGAACGGGACAGGGAGATGTCTGTGGCAAGGGGCAAGCTGGACTGGGAGAAGCAATTGGAGTTCGTGATCGATCCGAAAAAGGCCAGGAAGCTCAGAGAAGAAAACCCTCCGGGCGAGGACGATGTGTGTACCATGTGCGGGAAGTTCTGCGCCATAAAGACGGTGAAGGATTATTTGCGGAAATGAAAATCTTCACTTGCCGATGCAGAAGCGGCTGAAAATTCTATCCAGGATCTCCTCCGGGGCCGTTTCCCCTATAATGGCTCCGAGTGCTTCCATGCCCCCCTGGATTTCCACGGCGACCAGGTCCAGGGGGAGGCCTTCCTTGAGGACCTTTATCGCCCTCTTGAAATAAACCGAAGCCTCTTCCAAAGCATTTTTTTGCCTCAGGTTGGGAGCGATGGGGGAGGTGGAGGTATCCGTCTCACCGCTCAGAACCCGGTCCCGGACTGCCTTTTGAAGCTGATTGATCCCGTGTCCGGTCAGGGCCGATACTTTGACCAAAGGCACGTCTTCGACCAGATCCAGCACCTTTTTTTCTTCGATCCTCGGGGGAAGATCAATCTTGTTCAGGATGACCAGGCTCTTCTTTTTGTCGGCTCTTGCCAGGATATCCAGGTCTTCCGGGGCCAGGGGACGGCTCCGATCCAGGACGATGAGAGAGAGATCGGCCTCGGCGAGTTTTCTCTCAGCCATACGGATCCCCAGTCTCTCTACTTCTCCCTGGACCTTCCTGAACCCGGCCGTATCCATCAGCCGCAAGGGAATGCCGTCGATATAGAGTGTGGACTCGATGATGTCTCTCGTGGTTCCCGGTATGGGGGTGACAATGGCCTTTTCCTCGTTCAGGAGGCGGTTGAGAAGGCTGGATTTCCCCACGTTGACCCGCCCGACGAGAACGGTGCGCAGTCCCTCCATCCATACTTTCCGCTGCTGGTGGGCGGTCATGATCTCCTCCATCGGGTGGAGAATATCCCATTCCATCTTGCGGGCTGTTTCCTCCCGGTCAAGGAGGGCATCCTCTTCCTCCGGGAAGTCGACGGCCACCTCGATGCGGGCGAGGATGTCTATGAGGATCCGACGGAAGGCGGAGATTTTTTCTCCCAAGCGGCCGGCGATCTGCTGGGATGCCAACTGCAATCCCCGTTGAGACCGGGAATGGATCAGATCCACGACCGCCTCGGCCTGGGTGAGATCGATCCTTCCGTTCATGAAGGCACGAAAGGTGAATTCTCCGGGGTCCGCGGGTCTCGCCCCCTCCTGGAGCACGATCTCGAGAATCCTGGAGAGCAACAGGAAGCCGCTGTGGGAATTGATTTCCACGACATCTTCCCGCGTGTAGGAGCGGGGGGCCTTCATGTAGCTCAGCAGGACTTCATCGATCATGGCCCCGGACCGGGGGTCCACCAGCGAACCCAGGTAAAGGCGGTGGCTTTTGAGGTGTTGGGTTTTTTTCCTGGGAATGAAGATGCGCTTGGCGATTTCCAAGGCGCGGGGGCCACTGAGGCGGATGATGCCGATACCCGCCTGTCCGATGGGAGTGGCCACGGCGGCGATCGTATCATCCAGGGGTTTTCCGTTCATGGGCCCTCACGGGTCGAATGCGCTACTTCTTGGGTATGATGACCACCTTTTTCATCAGGCCTTCCCCCCGACTCCTCGTATCCAGTTGGGGGTCATCCTTCAAGGCAAGATGAACGATTCGCCGGTCGCGGGGGTTCATGGGATTGGTGGTTATGGGTTTTCTCAGCCTCTTGGCCTTTTCTCCCATCTTGTGGGCCATCTGGACGAGGGATTCTTCTCTCCTTTTCCGATAGTTCTCGGAATCGACGACCACGTTGATCTTTTTGTCCAGGGCCTTGTTCACGATCTTGTTGACGATAAATTGGAGAGCGTCGAGGGTTTTCCCTTTCCGACCGATCAAAAGACCGGATCGATCCCCTTCGATGTTGAGGTTGATCTTTCCGTCGCTCTGGGAGGCACGGATGGTCGCGTCTACCGGAATCAAGTTCAGGATTTTTTCCAGGGTTTCCTGTGCCACGGACAGGGTTCGATCGGTCTCATCAGGGATTGCCTTTTCACCTTGAGCTTGCGGTTCCCCCAGAGCATCCTGTAGATTATCGATTATCTCTTCCTGATCAACCGGTTCTGTTTCTTCTTCAGTGATTTCCTTGAAGGTCACTCTGATTTTTGCCTTCTTGCCGCCGACTAGTCCGAAAATTCCTGCGGACCCCGGCTCAATGATATCGATATCGAGTTCTTCAACGGGCAGATTCAACTCGCGGGAAGCATTCTGGATGGCCTCTTCCGTTGTTTTACCTTCGAATTCGTAGGTTCCCATATTTTTCCTCCAATAATTATGACGAACTTTTCATGATGCGGTACTGCTGGCCGATCGACAGGATGTTATTGGTTAGCCAATACAGTACCAAACCGGAAGGAAAATTGATGAACATGACGGTGAAAACGAGGGGCAAAAACATCATGAGTTTCGCCTGGGCGGGATCTCCCGGTGTTGGTGTCATTTTTTGCTGGATGAGCATTGATGCCCCCATCAACAGTGTGAGCACGGGAATACCGTAAGGGGGAGCCATCAAGGGGATCTTGAAGGGGAAGTGGAAAAGCCTGTCAGGCGCGGACAAGTCATTGATCCAAAGGACAAAGGGTGCGTGGCGCAATTCGATGGCGTTCCCAAGGATTCTGAAAAGGGCGAAAAAGACTGGGATCTGGATGAGCATCGGGAGACACCCTCCCAGTGGATTGACCTTGTATGTCTTGTAAAGGGACATCAATTCCTTGTTGAGCTGTTCCTTGTTGTTCTTGTATTTTTCCCTCAATCTGGCCATGTGGGGCTGCAATTTCTGCATCTCCTTCATGGACTTGTAACTCTTGTGGGTCAAGGGCCAGAAGAGAATCTTGATGAGCACCGTGAGGATGATGATCGCCACCCCGTAATTTCCAACGTATTTATAAAAGAAACGGAGGGTATAGAGAAGGGGCTTGGCGATCCAGTCGAACCAGCCGAAGTTGATGGCACGATCCAGATCTTTTCCAAGGGACTTTAGTATGGTCAGGTCACGGGGACCTAAATAGAGGGTGAAGCGGGCTGTAAAGACCCCGCCGGGGGGGATCGAGAAGGGTGAAGACGCATAGGTTCCCACAACGGCGCCTGAAGGCGTAAGTCGTCCTCGGGCTTGGGCCTTTTCGCGGATTTCTGGGATGAGGGCCGTCATGAAGTGGTGATCCTCGTATGCCATCCAGTCGATCCTGCCGGAGAAGGACTTCTCATCCTTCATCTTCTTGGGGGGGACCTCCTTCAGTTTTTCATCCAGAAGAAGGGCCAGGCCTGAGAAGGAAGAATATCCTCCACTTTTTTCCGGCGGAAGGTTTTGGATGGATCCTGACACTTTCCCGTCCAGGGATCGGTTAGTGCTGTTTTTGAAGACCAGATTCAGGTCGATGGGATACTTGTCCGGATGGATGCGGAAGGTCTGGGTCAGGATAAGCCCTTCTGCAGTGACCGCACGGAAGATGAGATCCTGGGGCGAGGATCCCTCCTTCAGAATGATAGATTCCTGGTCCGTCTGGTAGATGATCCGTTGCGGATTCCTGGCTGTGATAGGTTGAAATGCCATTTCAACCAATCCACCTGAACTGTTCTTAAGATGCACCAGTTCGACGGGCGGAGAACCCTTGGCCGTGGATTGGCGGTAGCGTTTGAGCTTAAAGCTGGTGATCGTGGGGCCGGCCGTTGAAAATTCCGCCCGGTAAAGGGGGGTATCGACAATGACTTTCTTGGCCTCGGCGTTTTCAGCAAGAGGGGCTATAAGTCGATCTCCTTCCCCTTGCAAGGCCTTTGTATTATCGGATTGCCCCAGAGATGAGTTTTCTCGGGAAGGCGCAGCGGCCGTTTTCAAGTCGGTTTTCGCCTTTTCCTCCCCCTCGCGGGATGTTCGAGGGGGGGGTTGGAAAAGGGTAGACCAAAAGATCAAGACAAGAAAAGACAGGACAAAGGCGATAATCGTTCTTTTTTCCATTTAGCAAAACCTTAACCGTGAGAGAAGGATCGCACACCTTCTCTTCCCTGTGATGTGAGGTCAAGGAGGGAGATCGGACTAACGCAAAGGATCATATCCTCCCGGATGAAAAGGATGGCATTTCAAGAGCCTGAGCAATGATAAACCAAAGCCCTTAAAAAGACCATACTTTTCAAAAGCCTGGCGGGCATAGGTCGAGCATGAGGGATAAAAGCGGCATGAAGGGAGGAAAAAAGGGGATATCCATTTCTGGTAAATCCATATAAATCCA
Encoded here:
- a CDS encoding protein jag, yielding MGTYEFEGKTTEEAIQNASRELNLPVEELDIDIIEPGSAGIFGLVGGKKAKIRVTFKEITEEETEPVDQEEIIDNLQDALGEPQAQGEKAIPDETDRTLSVAQETLEKILNLIPVDATIRASQSDGKINLNIEGDRSGLLIGRKGKTLDALQFIVNKIVNKALDKKINVVVDSENYRKRREESLVQMAHKMGEKAKRLRKPITTNPMNPRDRRIVHLALKDDPQLDTRSRGEGLMKKVVIIPKK
- the mnmE gene encoding tRNA uridine-5-carboxymethylaminomethyl(34) synthesis GTPase MnmE, whose amino-acid sequence is MNGKPLDDTIAAVATPIGQAGIGIIRLSGPRALEIAKRIFIPRKKTQHLKSHRLYLGSLVDPRSGAMIDEVLLSYMKAPRSYTREDVVEINSHSGFLLLSRILEIVLQEGARPADPGEFTFRAFMNGRIDLTQAEAVVDLIHSRSQRGLQLASQQIAGRLGEKISAFRRILIDILARIEVAVDFPEEEDALLDREETARKMEWDILHPMEEIMTAHQQRKVWMEGLRTVLVGRVNVGKSSLLNRLLNEEKAIVTPIPGTTRDIIESTLYIDGIPLRLMDTAGFRKVQGEVERLGIRMAERKLAEADLSLIVLDRSRPLAPEDLDILARADKKKSLVILNKIDLPPRIEEKKVLDLVEDVPLVKVSALTGHGINQLQKAVRDRVLSGETDTSTSPIAPNLRQKNALEEASVYFKRAIKVLKEGLPLDLVAVEIQGGMEALGAIIGETAPEEILDRIFSRFCIGK
- the thiC gene encoding phosphomethylpyrimidine synthase ThiC, producing MTQMSKARAGIITPEMEAVAAREQVDVQWLRDKIAEGKVVIPANVNHSGLEPCGIGEGLTIKVNANIGTSSDRADLQEELEKLEAAEEAGADSVMDLSTGGDIGFFRKNILARTSKPLGTVPIYQAVVDTVNERGGLIHLTVDKIFEVIEEQAADGVDFMTVHCGVTRAALEMLRDQGRITGIVSRGGAFLTTWMLHHDKENPLYENFDRLLEIAVKYDVTLSLGDGLRPGCLADATDRAQIHELMTLGQLTRWAWEKDVQVMIEGPGHVPLNQIRANILLQKQLCHGAPFYVLGPLVTDIAAGYDHVACAIGGAVAGEAGADFLCYVTPTEHLCLPRPEDVREGVIVTRIAAHAADIARGNAMALERDREMSVARGKLDWEKQLEFVIDPKKARKLREENPPGEDDVCTMCGKFCAIKTVKDYLRK
- the yidC gene encoding membrane protein insertase YidC, encoding MEKRTIIAFVLSFLVLIFWSTLFQPPPRTSREGEEKAKTDLKTAAAPSRENSSLGQSDNTKALQGEGDRLIAPLAENAEAKKVIVDTPLYRAEFSTAGPTITSFKLKRYRQSTAKGSPPVELVHLKNSSGGLVEMAFQPITARNPQRIIYQTDQESIILKEGSSPQDLIFRAVTAEGLILTQTFRIHPDKYPIDLNLVFKNSTNRSLDGKVSGSIQNLPPEKSGGYSSFSGLALLLDEKLKEVPPKKMKDEKSFSGRIDWMAYEDHHFMTALIPEIREKAQARGRLTPSGAVVGTYASSPFSIPPGGVFTARFTLYLGPRDLTILKSLGKDLDRAINFGWFDWIAKPLLYTLRFFYKYVGNYGVAIIILTVLIKILFWPLTHKSYKSMKEMQKLQPHMARLREKYKNNKEQLNKELMSLYKTYKVNPLGGCLPMLIQIPVFFALFRILGNAIELRHAPFVLWINDLSAPDRLFHFPFKIPLMAPPYGIPVLTLLMGASMLIQQKMTPTPGDPAQAKLMMFLPLVFTVMFINFPSGLVLYWLTNNILSIGQQYRIMKSSS
- the yidD gene encoding membrane protein insertion efficiency factor YidD — encoded protein: MGSNLRFVPIGFIWIYQKWISPFFLPSCRFYPSCSTYARQAFEKYGLFKGFGLSLLRLLKCHPFHPGGYDPLR